A genomic window from Bacillota bacterium includes:
- a CDS encoding flagellar basal body protein has protein sequence MSSTFYGLEIASKALFAAQKGLEVTGHNVANADTVGYSRQRLNTSSVEAGSGYVRFASAQKGQIGGGV, from the coding sequence TTTTACGGACTTGAAATTGCAAGCAAGGCATTATTTGCAGCTCAAAAAGGTCTTGAGGTCACAGGACATAATGTTGCCAACGCTGATACTGTTGGTTACTCAAGACAGAGATTAAACACCTCATCTGTTGAAGCCGGCAGCGGATATGTTAGGTTTGCAAGTGCGCAAAAGGGTCAGATTGGCGGGGGCGTT